In a single window of the Fibrobacterota bacterium genome:
- a CDS encoding carbon-nitrogen hydrolase, whose product MSPFKLALIQTKGNNLHPDRFPKLQERIAQAAAQGAQVVILPELVFHDYFCIEEDIRHFDLAHDLEHPALQALSALAKEKGIVLVVPIFEKRAPGLYHNSAVVFDADGSRAGLYRKMHIPDDPGFYEKYYFTPGDLGFQSFATRYGRIGVLICWDQWFPEAARLTALQGCDLLVYPTAIGYDERETADLPAAGARALNAKWLDAWITAMRAHAIANGVYVAAVNRVGQEGHLRFWGNSFICDPGGGLLDRLDDTKEALLLRDIDPGEVENHRRVWPFLRDRRIDAYPDLLKRFAR is encoded by the coding sequence ATGTCCCCCTTCAAGCTCGCCCTCATCCAGACCAAGGGCAACAACCTGCATCCGGACCGCTTTCCCAAGCTGCAAGAGCGCATCGCCCAGGCCGCCGCCCAGGGGGCGCAGGTCGTCATCCTCCCCGAGCTGGTGTTCCACGATTATTTCTGCATCGAAGAGGACATCCGGCATTTCGATCTCGCGCATGACTTGGAGCATCCCGCCCTGCAGGCCCTCTCCGCCCTGGCGAAAGAAAAGGGGATCGTCCTGGTGGTGCCCATCTTCGAGAAGCGGGCTCCGGGCCTGTACCATAACTCCGCCGTGGTCTTCGACGCGGATGGTAGCCGCGCCGGCCTCTACCGCAAGATGCACATCCCGGATGATCCCGGGTTTTACGAGAAATATTATTTCACGCCCGGCGATCTCGGATTCCAAAGCTTCGCGACCCGCTACGGGCGCATCGGCGTATTGATCTGCTGGGATCAGTGGTTTCCCGAAGCCGCCCGGCTCACCGCCCTGCAAGGCTGCGACCTGCTGGTCTACCCGACCGCCATCGGTTACGACGAACGCGAAACGGCGGACCTGCCCGCGGCCGGCGCCCGGGCGCTCAACGCCAAATGGCTCGACGCCTGGATCACCGCCATGCGGGCGCATGCCATCGCCAACGGGGTCTACGTGGCCGCCGTCAACCGCGTAGGCCAGGAAGGCCATCTCCGCTTCTGGGGCAATTCCTTCATATGCGATCCGGGCGGCGGTTTGCTCGATCGCCTCGACGACACGAAGGAGGCCTTGCTCTTGCGGGACATCGATCCCGGCGAGGTAGAGAACCATCGCCGCGTGTGGCCATTCCTGCGTGATCGCCGTATCGACGCTTATCCCGATCTCTTGAAGCGCTTCGCGCGCTGA